Genomic segment of Panicum virgatum strain AP13 chromosome 2K, P.virgatum_v5, whole genome shotgun sequence:
CCTGGATGTGTAGTGTTTAGCACATGGTGTGCACCAAGTTCACATGCACTGTGCCTTGTAGTTACTGAACCCAGATTCAGTGACTGGTGAACCTTGTAGTTATTGAATGCAATGCACATTACTCGCAAGCTTCATTTACATTGGCTGGTGGGCAATGTCATGGCTGCATGCATGTTACTCAAATCTATGCTCTAGCTACCTTGTGAATGTCCTAATATCAGGTTGGGTTCCACAGCTTGATTCAAAGTGTATGTTCCAAATCTTTTTTTATCTGAAAAATAGTTGTCATGTTGGTCGAAATCTGGAAAGTAAACTGAAAAATGTCCAATTCGTGCAAAATCTACCTCTGATAGGTTGTACTTCTCTTAAGGCTTGATGAAAGTTAGTCTGCATGTTGACTTTGCTATGATGAGTTTTGGACTGTTTTAAGCACAATTTTAATTGGGCCATGCATCCAAGCAGCTTTAGAGCTACTCAGACTGATGCCATGCCATGACCTAGCGAGAGCTTTACAATCATGCCAGATAAGTTTAAatttccattgtcactcctggTTTTTAGTAAGTTGATATGGATAAAGAAAACTGTCCTCATGAATATATTCTTGTGCTCCATGAATTCATGGCCATCTTCTAAACACAGCTAACAGGTGTCCCTCTTGGATACTGGCATTTCCTTTTCCGCAAGCTttatttctctctttttcttgagGTAGTTGCTATGAACATATGATTTTAAAATCATGCCTGGTTTTGAAACGCATTCATCATTTGGCATTTTAGAGATTGATGCACACCACTGTGATTGGGAAAAGTAGTGTTGTTAACCTTCAAAACCCAATGTGCGAACATGTAGTCAGACACCTGGTTGCCCAAGTGACAGTTTCTGGCTGGATAAGTGGCACTGACCAATTGTGCTCATAATCTTATATGCTCATCAGTAGCTATAGATACTGGAAAAGGAAATGGAACTTATATTCCCCCAAAATTGTATCTACATGTCATCATCAATACTACTGAACTACTAACGGAATAGTGGACTTTGGTTTTTATTTGTAGTCTGCATATGTTATCAAGAAACATAATTTTTCATATCTCTGTCTTTTCTGGAATGATTTGAAGAAAGTAGAAGATATACTTATGCAGCATCCATTATCTTagctactactccctccattccaaaatgtaggtcgttttgacttttctaggttcatagtgtttgctatgcacctagatataacatatgtctaggtgcatagcaaaagttactagaaaagtcaaaatgaccaacattttgggacagagggagtagaatATATTTGTGAACTCTGatctctttttttaaaaaaaaaaataataGCAGTATACTTTGCTCCTGTATCATGGCCTCTGCTGTTTAGCATGAGATTGCATAATCTATATTTGCAATTCTGCTAGTATCTACAGCATTACAACTGCACCATACTTTAACAAATCCTCCATATGATCTGTAAAAAACACTGAAAGGCTCATGTATCTTGTTTGCTTTTACTACCAGGAATACTGAAGATGGCAGCCCCAAATTCTTCAGCGGTATCAGTTGATCGTGATCATATATTGCCTGGTTTTCCCCAGCCTGGTTTTGCCAAGCTTCAGGGTAAAGATTTTGAGTACTTTATACAGAAATATTCAATCATCTTGGGGCGCAATACTAAAACATGCAAAGTAGATTTGGATCTTTCTGAATTTGGTGGGGGCAGAGGCCCACGTGTTTCCCGTCATCATGCACGTATATTCTATGATTTTGATCGCCACCATTTTGCCCTTGAAGTTCTTGGCAAAAATGGATGCAGCATCGGGAATTTCTCTTATCTCCCAGGTTGTGATCCAATTAAACTGGAATCCCAGAACCTCATTGAGATTGCTGGCAGAAAATTCTACTTTCTCCTAGCAATTCGCTCTGTTGCTGCCACTCTTGCTGCTTGGGGTGCTCATGCTTCCTCGGTGCCCCAATCATCATCCTTGATGCTTCCTGATGGCCCTGGGCATTCCTATGCTGATGTTTATGGCCGTAGCAATGGTGAAAATGGGGTGAGGCAAAGCGGGAGGTTCTCTGGAGAACTGGACATCTCTAACAGCGATAGCATTACTGCTGATCCAGCTGTAACAGATGGTGAATCTGGTATGTTATCTCTGCTACATACTTATTCAAGATCCATTTCCCTCCTGTTTTCCTGCATTCTTGCATGCTAACAGAAAATATTAGAGTATTTACCAGGAATGAATTAATAGTGAGCAAGGCATCCTTTCTTTTGGCTGCAAAATATGAATATGTTGAAATCAGTTTCTGAACATTTTGAAATGTCAATGGCTTTTCCTGGCAGAGAATGATACAGAGGATCAACAACTCCTGGATGAAGAGAAAGATATCGTGTCATCTCTTGTACTCCTGATACCTGACATATGTAGTCCTGGAGAATGGCTGCCTATGGAGAAACTCCATTCAGAGGTTTGTCGTGGAAGAATAATCCATTTCTGTACAGATTCTTGGAATtctaaaagaaacaaaacattATGGAAATATGCTGTCATCTTAACTAGCAAAAGTTTTTTTAATCAGTTTAACTAGCAAATATTGGCTTACGTCTTGTTATTGTTGGGTCAAACTTGACATAATTGAGTGTTGAATTATTGACCATTGTTCTATAAATGCTAAACTAAATTCAAATGCAAGACTGCTTTGTCTCGTATTATCCATTCAATATGTTACGCACTGCATATATATAGTTGCCGTAGCAGCTGTCAAACAATTTCCTAGCAGCATGCATGGTTTGCAATGTAGGTGACTAAAGTGGTGGTTGCATTGTTGCAAAGTCGAATGTGCAAAATTATTAAAAAGAATATATAGTTGTCATGTTTCTAAATTGATAGGTGGTATCCATTCTTCATCCAGAAAGGCTCTCTGTAcacattttttttgaagttcTGTACACATTGCCAACTTGAAGTTTGGATATATTTTTAAGATCTTGATATTGAATATGGCATCCACCACTTCCAGAGCTGCCTGACAACCACTACCTCCAGCCGATTATTAACCTGCCATCTGCTCTTGA
This window contains:
- the LOC120695787 gene encoding FHA domain-containing protein FHA2-like isoform X2; this encodes MAAPNSSAVSVDRDHILPGFPQPGFAKLQVLGKNGCSIGNFSYLPGCDPIKLESQNLIEIAGRKFYFLLAIRSVAATLAAWGAHASSVPQSSSLMLPDGPGHSYADVYGRSNGENGVRQSGRFSGELDISNSDSITADPAVTDGESENDTEDQQLLDEEKDIVSSLVLLIPDICSPGEWLPMEKLHSELLERFGNNWPSARVRRYLQQQDGSVSSTETEGRPWCSLLPLLRKYPDDFVLSSVTRGEVTTEYVGLVSLVSLGNGP
- the LOC120695787 gene encoding FHA domain-containing protein FHA2-like isoform X1, which codes for MAAPNSSAVSVDRDHILPGFPQPGFAKLQGKDFEYFIQKYSIILGRNTKTCKVDLDLSEFGGGRGPRVSRHHARIFYDFDRHHFALEVLGKNGCSIGNFSYLPGCDPIKLESQNLIEIAGRKFYFLLAIRSVAATLAAWGAHASSVPQSSSLMLPDGPGHSYADVYGRSNGENGVRQSGRFSGELDISNSDSITADPAVTDGESENDTEDQQLLDEEKDIVSSLVLLIPDICSPGEWLPMEKLHSELLERFGNNWPSARVRRYLQQQDGSVSSTETEGRPWCSLLPLLRKYPDDFVLSSVTRGEVTTEYVGLVSLVSLGNGP